A window of Sebastes umbrosus isolate fSebUmb1 chromosome 3, fSebUmb1.pri, whole genome shotgun sequence contains these coding sequences:
- the scoca gene encoding short coiled-coil protein A isoform X1 encodes MLEEGKEKRAIEAEEDEDDGTFTNISLADDTVDSGSAALYTKQENELFIMNCDIDGDMENQVEMEEKTRLINQVLELQHTLEDLSARVDAVKEENLKLKSENQVLGQYIENLMSASSVFQTTDTKSKRK; translated from the exons ATGctggaggaaggaaaggagaaacGGGCCATCGAGGCcgaggaggacgaggatgaTGGGACGTTCACTAACATCTCTCTGGCAGACGACACAG TCGACAGTGGATCTGCAGCCCTGTATACTAAACAGGAGAACGAGCTTTTCATCATGAACTGCGATATAGATG GAGACATGGAGAACcaggtggagatggaggagaagacGAGGTTAATAAATCAAGTTTTGGAACTTCAGCATACGCTGGAAG ACCTGTCAGCACGTGTCGACGCAGTCAAGGAGGAGAACCTGAAGCTGAAGTCTGAGAACCAAGTCCTTGGTCAGTACATCGAGAACCTCATGTCCGCCTCCAGCGTCTTCCAGACCACCGACACCAAGAGCAAACGGAAGTGA
- the scoca gene encoding short coiled-coil protein A isoform X2, with amino-acid sequence MNCDIDGDMENQVEMEEKTRLINQVLELQHTLEDLSARVDAVKEENLKLKSENQVLGQYIENLMSASSVFQTTDTKSKRK; translated from the exons ATGAACTGCGATATAGATG GAGACATGGAGAACcaggtggagatggaggagaagacGAGGTTAATAAATCAAGTTTTGGAACTTCAGCATACGCTGGAAG ACCTGTCAGCACGTGTCGACGCAGTCAAGGAGGAGAACCTGAAGCTGAAGTCTGAGAACCAAGTCCTTGGTCAGTACATCGAGAACCTCATGTCCGCCTCCAGCGTCTTCCAGACCACCGACACCAAGAGCAAACGGAAGTGA